The following proteins are encoded in a genomic region of Microbacterium sp. NC79:
- a CDS encoding RDD family protein has protein sequence MLRPGTVTCPVCGVQQREAAAPVDMQGGYPGYARTGVAMNPVVVPQNVVPGVAPLAGAAHAPQAPYQPGASNMQVPSAHQSQNTPGGGGRSAQRIVSMYALGDAFVGTPAGVGARILSLLIDLFAIAGVGVGAWLLSSSWLLGVIAGLEVAIIFMVAQARTGASLGKLVTHTRVSRADAPQSPGLVRSGVRAAVTGAGALLAAVGAVAVELSALADSSGKRRTIADRAARTVVVTIPTEQARIEAEEVAQESAHSEYLATLSGDGMDLGTMAADSAPAAGSGSAAGMRVIAQSAGGVAPEPDAGARGMGVRSSDESAVTSERAAAPEPVVAPEPAGSVPSLRRSAPAAVPAEVPPVPSHMSPVQSGGVSAPIAGVNPSAQTGGVVPPAHPGVVPPAQPSTVVPSAQSVADAPGISADGVSDDAPAPGPRRTRSGVRDSAVGQSPHAQPAQAAASSTPKPSNSDEPAPGPRRRSGAASEEPSGIVRRGAAGTVLTFDTGQREIVAAYSTVALGRAPSATGGEDQLIVVTDSSTTISKNHARWEEDRSGVWVTDLGSTNGTELIFADGRTAVLTPGVRTSAQGVARIRLGDRTFTMSPLNGDSA, from the coding sequence ATGTTGCGACCCGGAACCGTGACGTGCCCGGTGTGTGGTGTGCAGCAGCGAGAAGCGGCGGCCCCCGTCGACATGCAGGGCGGTTATCCCGGTTATGCACGCACCGGCGTCGCGATGAATCCAGTTGTCGTGCCGCAGAACGTTGTACCCGGTGTGGCGCCGTTGGCCGGAGCGGCGCATGCTCCCCAGGCACCGTATCAACCCGGTGCGTCGAATATGCAGGTGCCGAGCGCCCACCAATCGCAGAACACCCCGGGCGGTGGCGGCCGGTCTGCCCAGCGCATCGTGTCGATGTACGCGCTCGGTGATGCATTCGTCGGCACCCCGGCGGGTGTCGGCGCGCGCATTCTTTCTCTGCTGATTGACCTGTTCGCGATTGCGGGCGTCGGTGTCGGCGCGTGGCTACTGTCGTCGTCGTGGCTGCTCGGTGTGATTGCGGGCCTCGAGGTTGCGATCATCTTCATGGTTGCGCAGGCGCGCACAGGTGCGTCGCTTGGCAAACTCGTCACCCATACGCGGGTGTCGCGGGCGGATGCACCGCAGTCGCCAGGTCTCGTGCGCTCCGGTGTGCGAGCGGCGGTGACCGGTGCGGGCGCGCTCCTGGCCGCAGTGGGTGCGGTAGCTGTTGAACTGTCAGCGCTCGCGGATTCGTCGGGCAAGCGTCGTACGATCGCCGATCGCGCTGCTCGTACCGTCGTCGTGACGATTCCGACCGAGCAGGCTCGCATCGAGGCAGAAGAAGTGGCGCAAGAGTCTGCGCATTCGGAATACCTTGCGACGCTGTCTGGTGATGGCATGGATCTCGGAACCATGGCTGCGGACTCCGCGCCTGCTGCGGGCTCCGGTTCTGCCGCGGGTATGCGCGTCATTGCGCAGTCTGCTGGGGGAGTCGCGCCGGAACCGGACGCTGGCGCGCGTGGGATGGGTGTGCGCTCGTCTGATGAATCGGCGGTTACGTCGGAGCGAGCGGCTGCGCCCGAACCGGTCGTTGCGCCGGAGCCAGCCGGCTCTGTGCCGTCGCTGCGTCGGAGCGCACCTGCGGCTGTGCCGGCCGAGGTTCCTCCGGTACCTTCTCACATGTCACCCGTACAGTCGGGCGGTGTCTCCGCACCGATTGCGGGTGTGAACCCGTCCGCTCAGACTGGCGGCGTGGTTCCGCCGGCACACCCTGGCGTGGTTCCGCCCGCTCAACCGAGCACCGTGGTTCCGTCCGCTCAGTCGGTGGCGGACGCTCCGGGTATTTCCGCCGACGGGGTGTCGGATGACGCGCCTGCTCCGGGGCCGCGTCGCACGCGCTCTGGCGTGCGGGATTCGGCCGTTGGACAGTCGCCTCACGCCCAGCCTGCTCAAGCGGCCGCTAGCTCCACGCCAAAGCCCTCCAATTCTGATGAGCCTGCCCCCGGCCCTCGTCGCCGTTCCGGTGCGGCGTCGGAGGAACCTTCGGGAATCGTGCGTCGCGGTGCGGCAGGCACGGTGTTGACGTTTGACACGGGTCAGCGTGAGATCGTGGCTGCCTACAGCACCGTCGCGCTGGGGCGTGCGCCGAGCGCGACTGGCGGCGAAGATCAGCTGATCGTGGTGACGGATTCGTCGACGACGATTTCGAAGAACCACGCGCGCTGGGAAGAGGACCGTAGCGGAGTATGGGTCACTGATTTGGGTTCCACGAATGGCACCGAACTGATTTTTGCCGATGGTCGCACCGCGGTGTTGACCCCTGGCGTACGTACGTCGGCTCAGGGGGTGGCGCGGATTCGCCTCGGTGACCGCACCTTCACCATGAGCCCGCTGAACGGAGATTCCGCATGA
- the eccCa gene encoding type VII secretion protein EccCa, with amino-acid sequence MSRGSRLTPPRVPSGKVTLEAPPELQEKEGAGGLMTSLLPMVGSLGAVVMVVTMNPNGRGFLMGGVFLLSALGFVAANGWRQRSQRNAEVLTARREYLAYLGELRETVRTAADQQRRHGNWVSPDPSTLTFLVEEGARVWERSSTDDDFLLSRIGTSDQPLCLALEAPPLPSLASLDPVAASAAHRLMLTHEMQKDLPAGITLTDYARVEVVGNDEDAIRSLVRAMTVGVATFHAPDDVLIAVVTNPAYADQWEWMKWLPHVASPRVRDKVGAARMIVSSFDELRELLPADISDAPRFAPDVRQPRHVIVLVDGVPIPHNEPLIGSDPLAGFTVLEMPATWDTLEDPRRMRIAFSSTGKERGVELVRVRARAEFVAPDAMSLAEAEATARRLLPLYSAEPAAAGDDQRIVGQAELTDLLRMPDVREIDFDKAWARRPKRDRLRVPIGQTTEGAPIYLDLKEAAEQGMGPHGVLIGATGSGKSEVLRTLLLSLVLTHSPEQLNLVLVDFKGGATFSGMSDMPHVSAVITNLGSEVGLVDRFQDALTGEVVRRQELLRAAGNFANVNDYEKARRNGRTDLAPLPALLIIADEFSELLAAKPEFVESFINIGRVGRSLQIHLLLASQRLEEGKLRGLDTYLSYRIGLRTFSAAESRTVLGVPDAYTLPQEPGVGYLKSDTETMTQFRAAYVSGPPKTVMKHGKQEDEVVRDYSRDVALFTAGAQPLDIDEDSESGPVVVQGPTEERATIDIAVSMMAGRGPLAHKVWLPPLKVPATLDHLMSDLAVDPALGLISPTWRARGSLTVPLGIVDIPLEQRREQLTVSLAGAGGNMLIVGGPLSGKSTLLRTMVASLSLTATPLEVQFYVLDFGGGSFIGLRDMPHVSGVAMRTEEEAVRRVVAEVEGVLNAREIYFRDNGIDSMDTYRRRRAEGKVDDGFGDVFLIVDGWGTLRSEFEILEQRIQGIAARGLGFGVHIIVTANRWMEIRAALKDSIQTRIELRLGDPTDSEIDRKIAVNVPANAPGHALTSTKLHALTALPRIDGDQRPETLADGIENLVARMSEAWQGQRGPKLRLLPTMISLDEVRALTSPDDPRILLGVEETALSPFGLDLRNESHLFLYGDSGSGKSSFLRGVAHEIMHQYTPDQAKIFMIDYRRANLGEVPPEYLGAYLTSHDMATSGMQELAAFFQSRMPGPNVTPEELRNRSWWKGAEGFILIDDYDLVSTSQGNPAAVLQGLLAQASDLGLHVVVARRSGGASRASFDPILQRFTDLGVTGILLSGSPEEGGLIGRVKPVPSEPGRAQVVSRDAGHFAAQLAYVPGQNG; translated from the coding sequence ATGAGTCGTGGTTCTCGCCTGACCCCGCCCCGGGTGCCATCCGGCAAGGTGACGCTGGAGGCGCCTCCTGAGCTTCAGGAGAAGGAGGGCGCTGGCGGCCTGATGACGTCGCTGTTGCCGATGGTCGGTAGCCTCGGCGCCGTCGTCATGGTGGTGACGATGAACCCCAATGGGCGTGGTTTCCTCATGGGCGGCGTGTTCCTGCTGTCAGCGCTGGGCTTTGTCGCGGCAAACGGGTGGCGGCAGCGGTCGCAGCGTAATGCTGAGGTCTTGACGGCTCGTCGTGAGTATCTCGCGTACCTGGGTGAGCTGCGCGAGACGGTGCGCACGGCTGCTGATCAGCAGCGTCGGCACGGCAACTGGGTGTCGCCGGATCCCTCGACGCTGACCTTTTTGGTTGAAGAGGGTGCGCGAGTGTGGGAGCGGTCGTCGACGGATGACGACTTCTTGCTGAGCCGCATCGGAACCAGTGACCAGCCGCTCTGCCTCGCGCTCGAGGCACCGCCACTGCCGTCGCTCGCGTCACTTGATCCGGTGGCGGCGTCTGCCGCGCACCGACTCATGCTGACGCACGAAATGCAGAAAGATCTCCCCGCAGGAATCACCCTCACCGACTATGCGCGCGTCGAGGTCGTGGGCAATGACGAAGACGCGATTCGTTCGCTCGTGCGGGCGATGACGGTGGGCGTTGCCACGTTCCATGCGCCCGATGACGTGCTCATCGCGGTCGTCACGAATCCGGCATATGCGGATCAGTGGGAGTGGATGAAGTGGCTGCCCCATGTCGCTTCGCCGCGGGTGCGCGACAAGGTGGGCGCGGCCCGCATGATCGTGTCGTCGTTTGATGAACTGCGCGAGCTGCTGCCAGCTGATATTTCTGACGCTCCCCGCTTTGCTCCCGATGTTCGTCAGCCGCGGCATGTCATCGTGCTCGTTGACGGCGTCCCCATTCCGCACAATGAGCCGCTCATTGGTTCCGACCCCCTCGCTGGTTTCACCGTGCTGGAAATGCCTGCCACGTGGGACACGCTGGAGGATCCGCGGCGGATGCGCATCGCGTTCTCGTCGACGGGTAAGGAACGCGGCGTTGAACTGGTGCGCGTGCGTGCGCGCGCAGAGTTTGTCGCGCCCGATGCGATGTCGCTTGCGGAGGCGGAGGCCACTGCGCGTCGCCTGCTGCCGCTGTACTCGGCGGAACCAGCTGCCGCGGGTGACGATCAGCGGATCGTTGGTCAGGCAGAGCTGACTGATCTGCTGCGCATGCCTGATGTGCGTGAGATTGACTTTGATAAGGCGTGGGCGCGTCGGCCGAAGCGTGACCGCCTGCGTGTGCCGATCGGTCAAACCACGGAGGGTGCGCCGATCTATCTGGATCTGAAAGAGGCAGCCGAGCAGGGAATGGGGCCGCACGGTGTGCTGATCGGTGCCACGGGTTCCGGCAAATCTGAGGTGTTGCGCACGCTGCTGCTTTCGCTTGTGTTGACGCACTCGCCCGAACAACTCAACCTGGTGCTCGTCGACTTCAAGGGTGGTGCGACATTCTCCGGCATGTCCGACATGCCCCATGTGTCTGCCGTGATCACGAACCTCGGTAGTGAAGTGGGTCTGGTTGATCGCTTCCAGGACGCCCTGACGGGTGAGGTAGTGCGTCGCCAGGAGCTGTTGCGTGCCGCGGGAAACTTCGCGAACGTCAACGACTACGAGAAGGCGCGTCGCAATGGTCGCACCGACCTTGCCCCGTTGCCTGCGCTGCTGATCATCGCGGATGAGTTCTCCGAGCTGTTGGCGGCGAAGCCGGAGTTTGTGGAGAGCTTCATCAACATCGGTCGCGTGGGGCGCTCGCTGCAGATTCACTTGCTGTTGGCGTCGCAACGTCTGGAAGAGGGCAAACTTCGTGGTCTCGATACGTATCTGTCGTACCGGATCGGTCTACGTACCTTCTCGGCGGCGGAGTCGCGCACGGTGCTTGGTGTGCCCGATGCCTACACGTTGCCGCAGGAACCGGGTGTCGGCTATTTGAAGTCGGATACCGAGACGATGACGCAGTTCCGTGCCGCGTATGTTTCTGGCCCGCCGAAGACCGTGATGAAGCATGGCAAGCAGGAGGACGAGGTCGTTCGCGACTACTCGCGCGATGTTGCCCTGTTTACCGCGGGCGCCCAGCCGCTGGATATCGACGAGGACAGTGAATCTGGCCCGGTCGTCGTTCAGGGGCCCACCGAGGAGCGTGCGACGATCGACATCGCGGTGTCGATGATGGCCGGTCGCGGTCCGCTTGCGCACAAGGTGTGGTTGCCGCCGTTGAAGGTGCCTGCAACGCTTGATCATTTGATGAGCGATCTCGCGGTTGATCCTGCGCTTGGACTTATTTCGCCGACGTGGCGCGCACGTGGTTCCCTCACGGTTCCGCTCGGCATCGTGGATATTCCACTCGAACAGCGTCGTGAGCAGCTGACGGTTTCGCTTGCCGGTGCGGGCGGAAACATGCTCATCGTCGGTGGTCCGCTCAGCGGTAAGTCGACGCTGCTGCGCACGATGGTTGCGTCGCTCTCGCTGACGGCGACGCCGCTGGAAGTGCAGTTCTATGTGCTCGACTTCGGTGGCGGAAGTTTCATCGGCTTGCGCGATATGCCGCATGTTTCTGGTGTCGCGATGCGTACCGAAGAAGAGGCGGTGCGCCGTGTCGTCGCCGAGGTGGAGGGCGTGCTCAACGCGCGCGAAATTTACTTCCGTGACAACGGTATCGACTCGATGGATACGTATCGTCGCCGTCGCGCTGAGGGCAAGGTCGACGATGGCTTCGGCGATGTGTTCTTGATCGTGGACGGTTGGGGCACGCTGCGGAGCGAGTTTGAGATTCTTGAGCAGCGCATTCAGGGGATTGCCGCTCGTGGTCTTGGTTTCGGTGTGCACATCATCGTGACGGCGAACCGCTGGATGGAGATTCGTGCGGCGCTGAAGGACTCGATTCAGACGCGCATTGAGTTGCGTCTCGGTGACCCGACAGACAGTGAGATCGATCGAAAGATCGCCGTGAACGTGCCGGCGAACGCGCCGGGTCACGCACTGACCTCGACGAAGTTGCATGCACTCACCGCCCTGCCTCGCATCGATGGTGATCAGCGCCCGGAGACGTTGGCTGATGGCATCGAGAACCTCGTGGCTCGAATGAGTGAGGCATGGCAGGGTCAGCGCGGGCCGAAGTTGCGTCTGTTGCCGACGATGATCTCGTTGGACGAGGTACGTGCACTCACGTCGCCGGATGATCCTCGCATTCTGCTGGGTGTCGAAGAGACGGCACTCTCGCCGTTCGGTCTGGATTTGCGCAACGAGTCGCACCTGTTTTTGTACGGTGATTCGGGTTCGGGCAAGTCGTCGTTCTTGCGTGGTGTCGCGCACGAGATCATGCATCAGTACACGCCGGATCAGGCCAAGATCTTCATGATCGACTACCGTCGTGCGAACCTCGGTGAGGTGCCGCCTGAGTACCTGGGTGCGTACCTGACGTCACACGACATGGCGACGAGCGGGATGCAGGAGTTGGCTGCGTTCTTCCAGTCACGTATGCCTGGCCCAAACGTCACGCCGGAGGAACTACGCAATCGATCGTGGTGGAAGGGCGCTGAGGGCTTCATCCTCATCGACGACTACGATCTGGTTTCGACGAGTCAGGGCAACCCCGCCGCTGTTCTCCAGGGGCTGTTGGCACAGGCTAGTGACCTTGGTTTGCACGTCGTGGTCGCGCGTCGATCGGGTGGTGCTTCACGTGCGTCGTTCGACCCGATTCTGCAGCGATTCACCGATTTGGGCGTCACCGGAATCTTGCTCAGTGGTTCGCCGGAAGAGGGCGGTCTCATCGGCCGCGTCAAGCCTGTTCCGAGTGAACCTGGTCGTGCGCAGGTGGTTAGCCGCGATGCCGGCCACTTCGCGGCTCAGCTGGCGTATGTTCCGGGTCAAAACGGCTAA
- a CDS encoding S8 family serine peptidase, with protein sequence MARFSSVPGAFGFRGFVPGAFVPGAASAFQFGGVRGYFRSRGVRWFRARGTAAALTVGAMIALSAAPAAAADLSRESADLSRESATLADTLRPMAEGDSCHEGNPSYILLDSGMPTFATMQVDAAWTVSRGSGVTVAVVDSGVNGSDPRLEKALLPGINLVDDGTDANGWTDLYGHGTAIAGQIAARPSGSSTLVGLAPNVKILPVRVYAGTDERTAEAGHGLVTSRLVAGIRAAADAGAEIISVAISSEAASDDIDRAVAYATDKGSLVVASAGNVKGDLDLSAGGTTQLRYPAASPGALGVTAASVPGNMVTDASVHGAHVDIAAPGQNVLTLGLNTGDCVYASDAPATSYATGYASAVAALVASAYPNETPEQWAYRLTATALRGNPDQRTDVSGWGMVQPFQALTAIVGPDTRGPASPFFEAPVTTAPQDPISVAPPGNQHALDLDRVLLVGVSAFGALALVGSVVAFRNRATRPKP encoded by the coding sequence ATGGCTCGGTTCAGTAGCGTGCCCGGCGCGTTCGGGTTTCGCGGGTTCGTGCCCGGTGCGTTCGTGCCCGGTGCGGCCAGTGCGTTCCAGTTCGGCGGCGTGCGTGGGTATTTCCGCTCCCGCGGCGTGCGGTGGTTTCGGGCTCGGGGGACGGCTGCGGCGCTGACCGTGGGGGCGATGATTGCGCTGAGCGCGGCTCCCGCAGCGGCGGCTGATCTGTCGCGTGAATCGGCTGATCTGTCGCGTGAGTCGGCTACGCTCGCGGACACTTTGCGTCCGATGGCCGAAGGCGACTCCTGCCACGAGGGCAATCCGTCGTACATTCTGCTCGATTCCGGCATGCCCACCTTCGCGACCATGCAAGTGGACGCTGCGTGGACGGTTTCTCGTGGTTCCGGCGTCACTGTTGCCGTCGTCGATTCCGGCGTCAATGGTTCCGACCCCCGCCTTGAGAAGGCCCTGTTGCCGGGCATCAATCTCGTCGATGACGGCACGGATGCGAACGGCTGGACCGACCTGTACGGGCACGGCACCGCGATTGCGGGGCAGATTGCGGCGCGGCCTTCTGGGTCGTCGACGCTCGTGGGGCTGGCGCCCAATGTGAAGATTTTGCCGGTGCGCGTGTACGCGGGCACCGATGAGCGCACTGCCGAGGCCGGACATGGGCTCGTGACAAGTCGGCTCGTCGCCGGGATTCGCGCGGCGGCGGATGCGGGCGCCGAGATTATTAGCGTCGCGATTTCTTCTGAGGCGGCGTCTGACGACATCGATCGCGCCGTGGCGTACGCGACGGATAAGGGCAGCCTCGTTGTCGCGAGCGCGGGCAATGTGAAGGGTGATCTGGATCTGTCGGCTGGCGGAACCACGCAGCTGCGGTATCCGGCTGCGTCGCCGGGCGCGCTGGGTGTGACGGCAGCGTCGGTGCCCGGGAATATGGTGACGGATGCGAGCGTGCACGGTGCGCACGTTGATATCGCCGCGCCCGGACAAAACGTGCTGACCCTCGGCCTCAACACCGGCGACTGCGTGTATGCGAGCGATGCGCCCGCGACGAGCTACGCAACCGGATACGCCAGCGCAGTGGCCGCGTTGGTAGCTTCCGCGTATCCGAACGAGACTCCTGAGCAGTGGGCGTACCGTTTGACGGCGACCGCGCTGCGCGGCAACCCAGACCAGCGTACGGACGTTTCGGGCTGGGGCATGGTGCAGCCGTTCCAGGCTTTGACCGCGATCGTCGGTCCCGATACTCGAGGCCCGGCATCCCCGTTCTTCGAGGCGCCGGTGACGACGGCTCCGCAGGATCCGATCTCGGTCGCACCTCCAGGAAACCAACACGCCCTCGATCTGGATCGCGTTCTTCTCGTCGGGGTAAGCGCCTTCGGCGCGCTGGCGCTGGTCGGCTCTGTCGTGGCGTTCCGCAATCGCGCCACCCGCCCAAAGCCCTAA